The proteins below come from a single Campylobacter sp. CCUG 57310 genomic window:
- the phsA gene encoding thiosulfate reductase PhsA encodes MNKSRRNFLKASTATGFLAMTYAPGTLGAVGAKALEGGERVAYSFCEMCSTRCPIEAKVVDGKNIFIQGNGKVSGTATSVCARGGAGHDQLYDPQRLVKPLIRVGERGENKWREASWDEALDLVAKKMLEIKEKYGPESFVFTAKSSQTHKLMTTFASAYGSPNCFSHFSCCPITYQMVCQHMYGDAKLKRDFGNAKYIVNFGHNLFEGIVISDTKKVAKMAEKDDTKLLVLEPRFSVIAAKADEWLPVKPGTDLAFVLALIHTWIKNGTYDKEFIEKFTIGFDKVVESTKDTTPEWQEKITGIPAKTVERIAGEIWKAAPKVIIDFGHKTTTAKAEYIRTRAIMVANAMMGNWEKKGGIFGGKNAKKYNSLAGEELIPGITNPDAAIKVPKTPRLDAAGEDGRNKFVGRSHGVLMEIPDAIMSEKPYPIKGWFNIRFNHMINVAGTDKTIESLKKLDFIVSSDVYMNDFSIYADVILPESTYLERDEGIEDKSSQKPAYMIRNKVIDPVGDTKNGYDIFRELARRMKIDEKYTNNTMDEWRMQQVKGNAELLAQLAKDGYVTWKVPGILFREKDSVKNFVKKFPHAEKFVGENGLMDSQVKFKTESGKIELFSEKVDAQFPTYGCLGNMEDNVKDMDVYAGHELAIMTGKTPIHTNGHTQNVPFLNDLMSESPVWINPKTAKKYGVKTGDKVFLQNKFSKDKATIFVTEGIREDTLFLYHGFGHVSAGLKRTDGMGTNQSKLLNPEAGPVCSTMVTNVGVDIVKA; translated from the coding sequence ATGAACAAATCAAGACGTAATTTCTTGAAGGCTTCCACGGCAACCGGTTTTTTAGCTATGACTTATGCTCCCGGCACTTTGGGTGCGGTCGGCGCTAAAGCATTGGAAGGCGGAGAGAGGGTAGCTTATAGTTTTTGCGAGATGTGTTCGACTCGCTGTCCTATCGAAGCTAAAGTGGTGGACGGCAAAAACATCTTTATACAAGGAAACGGTAAAGTTAGCGGAACTGCGACTTCGGTTTGCGCAAGAGGCGGCGCGGGACACGATCAACTATACGATCCGCAAAGACTTGTAAAGCCTCTCATTAGAGTAGGTGAGCGCGGTGAAAATAAATGGCGTGAGGCAAGCTGGGACGAAGCTCTTGATCTTGTGGCTAAAAAAATGCTTGAGATCAAAGAAAAATATGGTCCTGAGAGCTTTGTATTTACCGCAAAATCAAGCCAAACTCATAAACTTATGACAACTTTTGCAAGCGCATACGGCTCTCCAAACTGCTTCTCTCACTTTTCCTGTTGCCCTATAACATATCAAATGGTATGTCAGCACATGTATGGCGATGCTAAGCTAAAAAGAGACTTTGGAAACGCAAAATATATCGTAAATTTCGGTCACAACCTCTTTGAAGGTATCGTTATATCAGATACTAAAAAAGTTGCGAAAATGGCTGAAAAAGACGATACTAAACTCTTAGTTCTTGAACCAAGATTTAGCGTTATAGCCGCTAAAGCCGATGAGTGGCTTCCTGTAAAACCGGGAACAGACTTAGCGTTTGTACTAGCGCTTATTCATACATGGATTAAAAACGGAACTTACGATAAAGAGTTTATAGAGAAATTTACAATAGGATTTGATAAAGTCGTAGAAAGCACTAAAGATACAACTCCTGAGTGGCAAGAGAAAATTACCGGAATTCCTGCTAAAACGGTTGAGAGAATCGCGGGTGAAATTTGGAAAGCCGCTCCAAAAGTAATCATTGACTTTGGTCATAAAACAACAACCGCAAAGGCTGAATACATCCGCACAAGAGCTATCATGGTTGCAAATGCGATGATGGGCAACTGGGAGAAAAAGGGCGGAATTTTCGGTGGCAAAAATGCCAAAAAATACAACTCTTTAGCAGGAGAAGAGCTAATACCTGGCATTACAAACCCTGATGCGGCTATAAAAGTTCCAAAAACTCCAAGACTTGATGCAGCTGGCGAAGATGGAAGAAATAAATTCGTAGGCAGAAGCCACGGCGTTTTGATGGAAATTCCTGATGCCATAATGAGCGAAAAGCCATATCCTATAAAAGGCTGGTTTAATATCAGATTTAACCACATGATAAACGTTGCAGGAACGGACAAAACGATAGAAAGCCTTAAAAAGCTTGACTTTATAGTAAGCTCTGATGTTTATATGAACGACTTTTCAATCTATGCAGACGTTATCTTGCCTGAAAGCACATATCTTGAAAGAGATGAGGGAATTGAAGATAAGTCAAGCCAAAAACCTGCGTATATGATAAGAAATAAAGTAATTGATCCTGTAGGCGATACAAAAAATGGCTATGATATCTTTAGAGAGCTTGCAAGACGCATGAAAATAGATGAAAAATATACAAACAACACTATGGATGAATGGAGAATGCAGCAAGTTAAAGGTAACGCCGAGCTACTAGCGCAACTTGCAAAAGACGGATATGTGACTTGGAAAGTGCCTGGAATTTTATTCAGAGAAAAAGACAGCGTTAAAAATTTTGTTAAGAAATTCCCTCATGCAGAGAAATTTGTAGGTGAAAACGGACTTATGGATTCTCAAGTGAAATTTAAAACAGAGAGCGGAAAAATCGAGCTGTTTAGTGAAAAAGTTGATGCGCAATTTCCTACTTACGGCTGTTTAGGAAATATGGAAGATAACGTTAAAGATATGGATGTTTACGCAGGACATGAGCTTGCTATCATGACAGGAAAAACTCCTATTCATACTAACGGTCACACTCAAAACGTTCCTTTCTTGAATGATTTAATGAGTGAATCTCCTGTGTGGATAAATCCAAAAACAGCTAAAAAATATGGTGTAAAAACAGGCGATAAAGTCTTTTTGCAAAATAAATTTTCAAAAGATAAAGCAACTATATTTGTAACCGAAGGCATTAGAGAAGATACATTATTCTTGTATCATGGATTTGGACACGTGTCTGCAGGTCTTAAACGAACGGACGGAATGGGAACAAACCAAAGTAAGCTTCTAAATCCTGAAGCGGGTCCGGTGTGCTCTACGATGGTTACAAACGTCGGCGTTGATATAGTTAAAGCTTAA
- a CDS encoding 4Fe-4S dicluster domain-containing protein — translation MKKAYRMVHNENLCIGCQACSVACRSENKVPNGVYRLQVHAKMSGTFPNLKTDFIRNSCVMCEDSPCVDVCPTGASFKTEDGLTLMDHSTCVSCKYCILACPYDARYVEPGTGEVGKCTFCFETRVSKGEQPACVTVCPADALAFGDLNDPNSEVSKILNDKAHYYPKAELKTRPKLAMIANRKGGSHE, via the coding sequence ATGAAAAAAGCATATAGAATGGTTCATAACGAAAACCTTTGTATAGGTTGCCAAGCTTGTTCGGTAGCTTGTAGAAGTGAAAATAAAGTTCCAAACGGAGTTTATAGACTTCAAGTTCATGCAAAAATGAGCGGAACGTTTCCAAATTTAAAGACGGATTTTATAAGAAACAGTTGCGTTATGTGCGAAGATAGCCCTTGTGTAGACGTATGTCCTACGGGAGCTAGCTTTAAGACAGAAGATGGATTAACTTTAATGGATCACAGCACCTGCGTAAGCTGTAAATACTGCATTCTTGCTTGTCCTTACGATGCAAGATACGTTGAGCCGGGTACCGGTGAAGTGGGTAAATGTACGTTTTGTTTTGAAACAAGAGTAAGTAAAGGCGAACAACCTGCTTGCGTTACCGTATGTCCTGCAGACGCGCTTGCATTCGGCGATCTAAATGATCCAAATAGCGAAGTTAGCAAAATTTTAAACGATAAGGCTCACTACTATCCAAAAGCCGAGCTTAAAACTAGACCAAAACTGGCTATGATAGCAAACCGCAAAGGAGGAAGCCATGAATAA
- the ccsA gene encoding cytochrome c biogenesis protein produces the protein MRGVKSIFFSMTSALILLLLFAIASGLATFIETYYDTKSAWAAVYGAGWFAAIQLLLGINLAYNIYRYRLIDSKKLPVFIFHLSFLFMLLGSAMTRYLGFEGNIHIRENTSENTMYEMGSKITMETKKDGKEFKVAIPKQITSMSPNEFDMSLDIEGKKANLTYKAYYKSAEFEYFESGSGEALIELVVSDTQNREEVALRPGSVRELGGVSFVFNTEPTLEKFVQFEYKDGKFSMNSNHNIGYFIMASNDKGEYAAKDKVEFLPSQLYTIGTINFAPRKILEKADRRLVSKNGDFDAIVANLSFEGENKEVILYENHVIPVNETVGGQDFTLTWGAQPIVLPFSLYLKDFELKRYPGSNSPMSYSSDVVVQDSQTGNYDYKIYMNHVLDHAGYRFFQSSYDMDEKGTILSVNKDPGKIPTYLGYFLLGIGLFFNVVNPHSRFRKLAKLINQDAIKKVASLLVIFAACAFTPSAEAYEAPNINADHAKELSTVIVQSADGRMKPFDTIAREILNKVHRKDTINGMNANQVMLSMMVNAPYWREIPIIAIHNKDLKKMIGVDENAKYAKFNDFFTYDQNTTKSTYKLTKYAEEANRKRPAERGTFDKDVQKVDERLNILYMVFVGEIFTMFPKIDDPNHTWYAPASAMMYFPKEEREPISRILQDYFTGVSDASRSGNWSVPNRALAEIKTYQEEHGSAVMPTKKRIDMEILFNKYKIFDSLTPFYLLAGFALLIFVFIKMARPRLNINWMFKIVYSVNILAFLIHTAGLGLRWYISGHAPWSNAYESMIYIAWALSLSGIVFSRQSPIAMALTSILAGITLFVAHLSWMDPQITTLVPVLQSYWLTIHVSVITASYGFLGLCSLLGMFSLILFIFQGKKENKEISRNILEATRINEMAMILGLSLLTLGNFLGGVWANESWGRYWGWDSKETWALVSILVYAVVLHIRFVPKLNNQYAFAVSSMFAYWAIIMTYFGVNFYLSGMHSYAAGDPVPVPDFVWITMLIMVIIAIAAYFRKSPNVRL, from the coding sequence ATGAGAGGGGTAAAATCTATATTTTTTAGTATGACTTCGGCTCTTATATTGTTGCTTTTATTTGCTATCGCAAGCGGTCTTGCTACGTTTATCGAGACTTATTACGATACTAAAAGCGCATGGGCTGCGGTTTATGGTGCAGGTTGGTTCGCTGCGATCCAACTGCTTTTAGGTATAAATTTAGCTTACAATATCTACCGCTACAGGCTTATTGATTCTAAAAAACTTCCCGTTTTTATATTTCACCTTAGTTTTCTCTTCATGCTGCTAGGCTCTGCTATGACGCGCTATCTTGGGTTTGAAGGCAATATTCATATCAGAGAAAATACTTCCGAAAACACAATGTATGAGATGGGCTCAAAGATAACTATGGAGACTAAAAAAGACGGTAAGGAATTTAAAGTAGCCATTCCAAAGCAGATAACTTCAATGAGTCCGAACGAATTTGATATGAGCCTTGATATAGAAGGCAAAAAAGCGAATCTAACATACAAAGCCTACTATAAAAGTGCTGAATTTGAGTATTTTGAATCAGGTAGCGGCGAAGCTTTAATAGAGCTTGTGGTTTCAGATACACAAAACCGAGAAGAGGTAGCTCTAAGACCGGGTAGTGTTAGAGAGCTTGGAGGAGTTAGCTTTGTATTTAACACCGAGCCGACACTTGAAAAATTCGTGCAGTTTGAATACAAAGACGGCAAATTTAGTATGAATTCAAACCACAATATCGGCTATTTCATTATGGCGTCAAACGACAAAGGCGAATATGCCGCAAAAGACAAGGTTGAGTTCTTGCCTAGCCAGCTTTATACGATAGGAACGATAAATTTCGCTCCGAGAAAAATTTTAGAAAAGGCTGACAGAAGGCTTGTTAGCAAAAATGGCGATTTTGACGCAATCGTGGCGAATTTAAGCTTTGAGGGCGAAAATAAAGAGGTGATCCTTTATGAAAACCACGTCATTCCCGTCAATGAAACCGTAGGGGGGCAGGACTTTACGCTTACATGGGGCGCTCAACCTATAGTGCTTCCGTTTTCTCTTTACCTAAAAGACTTTGAGCTTAAACGCTATCCAGGATCAAATTCTCCGATGAGCTACTCAAGCGACGTAGTCGTGCAAGATAGTCAAACCGGCAATTACGACTATAAAATTTACATGAACCACGTGCTAGATCATGCAGGATATAGATTTTTCCAAAGCTCTTACGACATGGACGAAAAAGGCACTATCCTTTCTGTAAATAAAGACCCCGGCAAAATTCCTACTTACCTCGGATACTTCTTGCTTGGAATCGGGTTATTTTTTAACGTGGTAAATCCTCATAGCAGATTTAGAAAACTTGCAAAACTTATAAATCAAGACGCCATAAAGAAAGTAGCAAGCCTGCTTGTTATATTTGCCGCCTGTGCATTTACGCCAAGCGCTGAAGCTTACGAAGCTCCAAACATAAATGCAGATCATGCAAAAGAGCTTTCAACAGTCATAGTTCAAAGCGCAGACGGTCGTATGAAGCCTTTTGATACGATAGCAAGAGAAATTTTAAATAAAGTTCATAGAAAAGATACAATAAACGGTATGAACGCAAATCAAGTCATGCTTTCTATGATGGTAAACGCTCCATATTGGCGCGAAATTCCGATAATAGCGATTCACAACAAAGATCTTAAAAAGATGATAGGCGTAGATGAAAATGCAAAATACGCCAAATTTAACGACTTTTTTACTTATGATCAAAATACAACCAAAAGCACATACAAGCTAACCAAATATGCCGAGGAAGCCAACAGAAAGCGTCCTGCGGAAAGAGGAACTTTTGATAAAGACGTCCAAAAAGTAGACGAGAGACTAAATATACTTTATATGGTATTTGTAGGTGAAATTTTCACGATGTTTCCAAAGATAGACGATCCTAATCACACTTGGTATGCGCCGGCCAGTGCGATGATGTATTTTCCTAAAGAGGAAAGAGAGCCGATTAGTAGAATTTTACAAGATTATTTTACGGGCGTAAGCGATGCGAGCAGAAGCGGCAACTGGAGCGTGCCAAACAGAGCGCTTGCAGAAATAAAAACATACCAAGAAGAGCACGGCTCGGCGGTAATGCCTACTAAAAAACGCATAGATATGGAAATTTTATTTAACAAATATAAAATTTTTGATTCTCTAACACCGTTTTACCTATTAGCGGGCTTTGCTCTGCTTATATTCGTATTTATCAAGATGGCTCGCCCTAGACTTAACATCAACTGGATGTTTAAGATAGTTTATTCAGTTAATATCCTAGCCTTTTTGATACACACGGCAGGACTAGGACTTCGCTGGTATATCTCGGGGCACGCACCTTGGAGCAATGCGTATGAATCCATGATCTACATCGCTTGGGCGCTAAGTCTTTCGGGTATCGTATTTTCTCGCCAAAGCCCTATCGCGATGGCGCTTACTTCGATTCTAGCAGGCATTACGCTATTTGTAGCTCACCTTAGCTGGATGGATCCGCAAATCACTACTCTTGTGCCGGTGCTTCAGTCGTATTGGCTAACTATCCACGTATCTGTTATAACGGCTAGCTACGGGTTTTTAGGGCTTTGTTCTCTACTTGGAATGTTTTCGCTTATACTATTTATCTTCCAAGGCAAAAAAGAAAATAAAGAGATATCAAGAAATATCCTTGAAGCGACACGTATCAACGAAATGGCGATGATATTAGGTCTTAGCCTTCTTACGCTTGGAAACTTCCTTGGCGGTGTTTGGGCAAACGAAAGCTGGGGAAGATACTGGGGCTGGGACTCTAAAGAGACTTGGGCGCTCGTTTCCATCTTGGTTTATGCCGTAGTTTTGCACATAAGATTTGTTCCAAAACTCAACAACCAATACGCTTTTGCGGTTAGCTCGATGTTTGCTTATTGGGCTATTATAATGACTTATTTTGGCGTAAATTTCTATCTAAGCGGTATGCACTCGTATGCGGCGGGCGATCCGGTGCCGGTGCCTGATTTCGTATGGATAACTATGCTTATAATGGTAATAATAGCTATCGCGGCATACTTTAGAAAGTCGCCAAACGTAAGGCTATAA
- a CDS encoding cell wall metabolism sensor histidine kinase WalK yields the protein MTLFLFQSYEIINLSMKDEYSKNIFELMEYEGEIRQNLEKNEAIPSSLIYRYAIFDLREKKIVSNLDITPKNLKFITKEENGYLFYKSYLKIKDEIYYLVISKKQNSARIFFIATLMLVFILIVVFFTLYLSFVSSIKPYKDAKKYMNSFFNDAMHELKTPLGVVGINLEMLNIDNKYTARMRSALKQMQITYEDVEYYIKHSYILFPPEILNFSEFCLERARYMRGFAMSKNIKIYDFIEPDLKIFMSKIEAGRIVDNNLSNAVKYSSPGSVINVTLKLEDDWIIFEVEDFGEGIKDTNKIWKRYVRDEGVQGGFGLGLNIVQSICVKNSVGYSVTSELGKGSKFTYKFTPYSKHLLD from the coding sequence ATGACTCTTTTTTTGTTTCAAAGCTATGAGATCATAAATTTAAGCATGAAAGACGAATACTCTAAAAATATCTTTGAGCTTATGGAGTATGAGGGCGAAATTCGCCAAAATTTAGAAAAAAACGAAGCTATTCCTTCATCGTTAATATATCGATACGCGATATTTGATCTGAGAGAAAAAAAGATCGTTTCAAATTTGGATATCACGCCAAAAAATCTAAAATTCATCACCAAAGAGGAAAACGGCTATCTCTTTTATAAAAGCTACCTTAAGATAAAAGATGAAATTTACTATCTTGTAATATCCAAAAAACAAAACAGTGCAAGGATATTTTTCATAGCTACGCTAATGCTCGTGTTTATATTAATAGTTGTTTTTTTCACTCTTTATCTGTCTTTTGTAAGTAGTATAAAGCCCTATAAAGACGCTAAAAAATATATGAACAGCTTTTTTAATGACGCCATGCACGAGCTTAAAACCCCGCTTGGAGTAGTCGGCATAAATTTAGAAATGCTTAATATCGACAACAAATACACGGCTAGAATGCGCTCGGCCTTAAAGCAGATGCAAATAACCTATGAAGATGTCGAGTATTACATAAAACACAGCTACATACTTTTTCCGCCCGAAATTTTAAATTTCAGCGAATTTTGTCTTGAAAGAGCGCGCTATATGCGAGGCTTTGCCATGTCAAAAAACATTAAAATTTACGACTTTATAGAGCCTGATCTAAAAATTTTTATGAGTAAGATAGAAGCGGGCAGGATAGTGGATAATAACCTTAGTAACGCGGTTAAATATAGCTCTCCGGGAAGCGTTATAAACGTAACTTTAAAGCTTGAAGACGATTGGATTATATTTGAAGTGGAGGATTTTGGCGAAGGGATAAAAGATACGAATAAAATTTGGAAACGCTACGTTAGAGACGAGGGAGTTCAGGGAGGCTTTGGGCTTGGGTTAAATATCGTCCAAAGTATCTGTGTGAAAAATAGCGTCGGCTATAGCGTAACTTCAGAGCTGGGTAAGGGCAGCAAATTTACTTATAAATTCACTCCTTACTCAAAACATCTGCTTGATTAG
- a CDS encoding HIT family protein: protein MIYQDDFIFIEREESEIPWIKIFTKTPFVELSDCDERTRSRLFEALLIAEKTMIEFYKPKKINIASFANYVPRVHLHVMARFQTDSFFPEPMWGKKQREGKLDLPSFSEFCEILTRKLKNE, encoded by the coding sequence ATGATATATCAAGATGATTTTATATTTATAGAGCGTGAAGAGAGCGAAATTCCTTGGATTAAAATTTTTACTAAAACTCCTTTTGTGGAGCTTAGCGACTGTGATGAAAGAACTAGAAGCAGGCTATTTGAAGCGCTACTCATAGCCGAAAAAACAATGATAGAGTTTTATAAACCCAAAAAGATAAATATCGCAAGCTTTGCAAACTACGTCCCGAGAGTTCATCTACACGTTATGGCGAGATTTCAAACCGATAGCTTTTTCCCGGAGCCGATGTGGGGCAAAAAACAACGTGAAGGCAAGCTGGATTTGCCAAGCTTTAGCGAATTTTGCGAAATTTTAACAAGAAAGCTAAAAAATGAATAA
- the nrfD gene encoding NrfD/PsrC family molybdoenzyme membrane anchor subunit: MNNMWGSVAQYHEIYWPWPIAVYLFLAGLSAGSMMVALLVKWNYHKQENDTIWDAMVKAGAIVAPVTICVGLALLVLDLGKPLSFYWILIKYNFGSVMSIGVALLLIYTPFAFLFAIIIFEKEIEKYAIFSLLRPVSRVIRSFAPLAKTIETILFLMAIGVGIYTGFLLSAVYKLPLWNTPILPILFLTSGFSSGVAANILVGMTCFKHLINKENVKYLLVLDLRAVLFEIPLIAILFLGLHFEGGASAVVAKQALTTGHYAMIFWIGVVGIGLVTPIIIAATALKNHAYRVGYIVVNSLVIICGVILLRYYIVYAGQVFTGA, encoded by the coding sequence ATGAATAATATGTGGGGAAGCGTAGCTCAATATCACGAAATTTACTGGCCGTGGCCGATTGCGGTCTATCTGTTTTTAGCGGGTCTTTCAGCGGGCTCTATGATGGTTGCGCTTTTAGTTAAGTGGAACTATCACAAACAAGAAAACGATACCATTTGGGACGCGATGGTAAAAGCGGGCGCCATAGTAGCTCCCGTAACTATCTGCGTGGGCCTAGCTTTGCTTGTACTTGATCTTGGTAAGCCGCTTAGTTTTTATTGGATTTTGATTAAGTATAACTTTGGCTCTGTTATGTCAATAGGTGTTGCATTGCTACTTATCTATACGCCGTTTGCGTTTTTGTTTGCGATAATTATCTTTGAAAAAGAGATAGAAAAATACGCTATATTTTCGCTATTACGTCCTGTATCAAGAGTAATACGTTCATTTGCACCTCTTGCTAAAACCATTGAAACGATACTATTTTTAATGGCGATAGGAGTTGGAATTTACACAGGCTTCTTACTAAGTGCGGTTTATAAACTTCCGCTTTGGAATACGCCTATACTTCCGATCTTATTCCTAACTTCAGGATTTAGCTCAGGCGTAGCGGCAAATATTTTAGTAGGAATGACATGCTTTAAGCACCTAATCAATAAAGAAAATGTAAAATACTTGCTTGTGCTGGATTTGCGAGCGGTTTTATTTGAGATACCTTTGATAGCGATTCTTTTCCTAGGTCTTCATTTTGAAGGCGGAGCAAGTGCTGTAGTGGCTAAGCAAGCTCTTACTACCGGACATTACGCTATGATATTTTGGATAGGGGTTGTAGGCATAGGACTTGTTACTCCGATAATTATCGCAGCTACCGCACTTAAAAATCACGCTTACAGAGTCGGCTACATCGTAGTAAACTCATTGGTTATAATTTGCGGTGTTATCTTGCTTAGATATTATATCGTGTATGCGGGACAAGTCTTTACAGGAGCTTAA
- a CDS encoding cache domain-containing protein, whose protein sequence is MNKKFAFITALAAFALMCFLIFYWIEYEKEVEIENIKKFLDFQTQILNKNIEEEKLSAMTVAVLLSESENIKKCFLEDNRTHCMHTLHDFTHMLEKVPTFKNVRFHLHTPELKSFARSWIPIYNDNLSSFRFMLKEAKKGVVAGIEIGRAGALIRSVAPVFKDNKILGSVEVLLDFGHLSEFFLDQGVDLFVLLDKSSSSPYQTEESGIIQNYHLINKEYANLNVLPILKDIDFKDNQFYKFDNHNFAIKPMLDSQNKRIGYFVIYFNSNQKERNLSKLNIWFKN, encoded by the coding sequence ATGAATAAAAAATTCGCCTTCATAACCGCGCTAGCCGCATTTGCTTTGATGTGCTTTTTGATATTTTATTGGATAGAGTATGAAAAAGAGGTTGAAATAGAAAATATCAAAAAATTTCTTGACTTTCAAACGCAAATTCTAAACAAAAACATAGAAGAAGAAAAGCTCTCGGCAATGACGGTTGCGGTGCTTCTATCAGAAAGTGAAAATATCAAAAAGTGCTTTTTGGAAGATAATAGAACTCACTGCATGCATACTCTGCACGATTTTACTCATATGCTTGAAAAAGTGCCGACATTTAAAAACGTCAGATTTCACCTTCATACGCCCGAGCTAAAGAGCTTTGCTAGAAGTTGGATACCTATATATAACGACAATCTTTCAAGCTTTCGCTTTATGCTAAAAGAGGCTAAAAAAGGAGTCGTGGCAGGCATAGAGATAGGTAGAGCCGGAGCTCTTATAAGATCAGTTGCGCCGGTTTTTAAAGATAATAAAATTTTAGGAAGCGTTGAAGTCTTGCTTGATTTTGGACATCTGAGCGAATTTTTTCTAGATCAAGGAGTTGATCTCTTTGTGCTGCTTGATAAGTCCTCAAGCTCGCCTTACCAGACAGAAGAAAGTGGCATAATCCAAAACTACCATCTTATAAATAAAGAGTATGCGAATTTAAACGTCTTGCCGATACTAAAAGACATTGATTTTAAAGATAATCAATTTTACAAATTTGACAATCACAACTTCGCTATAAAGCCCATGCTTGATTCTCAAAACAAGCGCATAGGCTACTTCGTGATATACTTTAACTCAAATCAAAAAGAGAGAAATTTATCGAAATTAAACATCTGGTTTAAAAACTAA
- a CDS encoding DJ-1/PfpI family protein: MKTAIVIYDKINLLSFAQIWQMFSADLRSNVKICAFKSEIVDEHGLKISPEIYGESLYGYDCVIVPDGMGALGLRYDEIFLSWIKSASSARHKIAFDLGALIYAGAGFLEGKKACVRAGYKNALKEYCEFDPSPVCISDDIITVCSFGAEFDVNVCTMENLKTLKGILNL, from the coding sequence ATGAAGACGGCAATTGTGATTTACGATAAGATTAATTTATTAAGTTTCGCTCAAATTTGGCAGATGTTTTCGGCTGATTTAAGAAGTAACGTGAAAATTTGCGCTTTTAAAAGCGAGATAGTAGATGAGCATGGACTTAAAATTTCGCCTGAAATTTACGGTGAAAGCCTTTACGGGTATGATTGCGTGATAGTGCCTGACGGCATGGGCGCGCTTGGACTTAGATACGATGAGATATTTTTAAGCTGGATTAAAAGCGCATCAAGCGCAAGGCATAAAATAGCCTTTGATTTAGGAGCTCTCATCTACGCAGGAGCGGGATTTTTAGAAGGCAAAAAGGCTTGCGTAAGAGCAGGGTATAAAAATGCGCTTAAAGAATACTGCGAATTCGATCCATCGCCCGTGTGTATCAGCGATGATATTATTACCGTTTGCAGCTTTGGCGCAGAATTTGACGTAAATGTTTGCACGATGGAAAATCTAAAAACATTGAAAGGAATTTTAAATTTATGA
- a CDS encoding response regulator transcription factor gives MRILLLEDDFNYRESVSEYLQGLGYEVDEAPDGQVACDKIANNFYHLLILDIKVPHISGHEVIKYAKDIGLETPIMITTSLVDINDMAVGYELGCNEYLKKPFELAELKFRVNELMRKYHGTDDKNLLAIESGFVFDFIKKQLKFESNVIDISAKEIMLIECLLYHKNSFVSLETLRAEVWGDKDVDPADVRMHVRKIRQKTKADFIVSSRGLGYKINVKKP, from the coding sequence GTGAGAATCCTACTTTTAGAGGATGATTTTAATTATAGAGAGAGCGTCTCGGAGTATCTTCAGGGCTTAGGCTATGAGGTTGACGAGGCGCCCGACGGGCAGGTGGCTTGCGACAAAATCGCTAATAACTTCTACCACCTGCTCATACTTGATATCAAAGTTCCGCATATAAGCGGACATGAAGTTATAAAATACGCAAAAGACATCGGTCTTGAAACTCCCATTATGATAACCACTTCGCTTGTAGATATAAACGATATGGCAGTAGGCTATGAGCTTGGCTGCAATGAATATCTAAAAAAGCCTTTTGAGCTAGCCGAACTGAAATTTAGAGTAAATGAGCTTATGCGTAAATATCACGGAACGGATGATAAAAATTTGCTCGCGATAGAGAGTGGATTTGTTTTTGATTTTATTAAAAAGCAGCTTAAATTCGAAAGCAATGTGATTGATATCAGCGCAAAAGAGATAATGCTTATAGAGTGCTTGCTGTATCACAAAAACAGCTTCGTTTCTCTTGAAACTCTGCGCGCGGAAGTTTGGGGCGATAAAGATGTAGATCCTGCGGATGTTCGTATGCACGTGCGTAAAATTCGTCAAAAAACCAAGGCTGATTTCATAGTTTCATCTCGTGGGCTTGGTTATAAGATTAATGTTAAAAAGCCTTAA